From Cellulophaga lytica DSM 7489, a single genomic window includes:
- a CDS encoding nitroreductase family protein, which translates to MMKKTILILTVGVGLLAACTSKEKEETTKNAVGTQIIEDLSNRYTSKAYDKTKRVSAEDLATIEEVLRLSPSSINSQPWKFIVIKSDEAKQRLAKTFEKYKFNQPHATSASEIILFANKVHYSKEDFKKRLDASMAAGRMNQKGYDKMLTNAFKFAEMTADENGNNSHWTKAQSYIALGNVLHTLARLKIDSTPMEGVDADEIKKEFAKELGDDYECTFALAIGYHNDGKDYNRKLPKARLAKEDVILEL; encoded by the coding sequence ATGATGAAAAAAACTATTTTAATCTTGACAGTTGGTGTAGGACTTTTAGCAGCCTGTACTTCAAAAGAAAAAGAAGAAACAACAAAAAATGCTGTTGGAACTCAAATTATTGAAGATTTGAGTAATCGCTATACATCAAAAGCATACGATAAAACAAAACGCGTTTCAGCCGAAGATCTAGCAACAATAGAAGAAGTATTACGCTTATCGCCTTCCTCTATAAACTCACAACCATGGAAATTTATCGTTATTAAGAGTGATGAAGCAAAACAGCGTCTGGCAAAAACTTTTGAGAAGTATAAATTTAATCAACCACACGCTACCAGTGCTTCAGAAATTATTCTTTTTGCGAATAAAGTACATTATAGCAAAGAGGATTTCAAAAAACGATTAGACGCTAGTATGGCTGCTGGGCGTATGAATCAAAAAGGGTATGACAAAATGCTAACAAATGCATTTAAATTTGCTGAAATGACAGCCGATGAAAACGGAAACAATAGTCATTGGACAAAAGCGCAATCTTACATTGCTTTGGGTAACGTACTGCACACATTGGCACGCTTAAAAATCGATTCTACACCAATGGAAGGTGTAGATGCGGATGAAATTAAGAAAGAATTTGCCAAAGAGTTAGGAGATGATTACGAATGTACTTTTGCTTTAGCAATTGGTTATCACAACGATGGAAAAGATTACAACCGTAAATTGCCTAAAGCACGATTGGCAAAAGAAGATGTAATTCTTGAACTTTAA
- a CDS encoding toxin-antitoxin system YwqK family antitoxin: MKNIVLILTFLLAVTTNAQVNYLMWENVDTQRFGKETLFKTDNKVLNGSYKIAENSGAYTEVTFANGKMVGTKKNYDFSGNLEQEMVFDENGKANGKSTSYYTNGDVFEDFNYKNGLKDGEWKTYDKKGKVQRLENYKKDLKDGKWVTYLKDGNMGTKLVETSFYNADKATGKWSQKTEDNRVIWEKEYTAPRNYIKKEYYPNGKLTSVETYVNNKKDGISTYYSSAGLLLSERTYAASYPITETSFYDNGNKKEVVNSKDGYKDGLYQKYYKTGNLVTEGHFKIGYKSGEWKHYNSDDMLKITYTYADGRRNGIAKTYNEAAKVESEGLYKNDEKTGAWKYYKLNGKISKEIEYKNDKVVSEKTYN; the protein is encoded by the coding sequence ATGAAAAACATTGTACTAATACTAACCTTTTTGCTTGCTGTAACTACAAATGCACAAGTAAATTACTTAATGTGGGAAAACGTAGATACACAACGTTTTGGTAAAGAAACATTATTTAAAACTGATAATAAAGTTTTAAACGGAAGCTACAAAATTGCAGAAAACAGTGGTGCATATACAGAGGTGACTTTTGCAAATGGTAAAATGGTTGGCACTAAAAAAAACTATGATTTTTCTGGTAATTTGGAACAAGAAATGGTTTTTGATGAAAACGGAAAAGCCAATGGAAAAAGTACATCATACTACACAAATGGTGATGTTTTTGAAGATTTTAATTATAAGAACGGACTTAAAGATGGTGAATGGAAAACCTATGATAAAAAAGGGAAAGTACAACGTTTAGAAAATTACAAAAAAGACTTAAAAGACGGTAAATGGGTTACCTATTTAAAAGATGGAAATATGGGTACTAAACTGGTAGAAACATCTTTTTACAATGCTGATAAAGCAACTGGTAAATGGTCTCAGAAAACAGAAGACAACCGTGTAATTTGGGAAAAAGAATATACCGCTCCTAGAAATTATATTAAAAAAGAATATTACCCAAATGGAAAACTAACTTCTGTAGAAACATATGTAAATAATAAAAAAGATGGGATTAGTACATATTATAGCTCTGCCGGACTTTTATTAAGCGAAAGAACATATGCTGCTAGTTACCCTATTACAGAAACTAGTTTTTATGATAACGGGAATAAAAAAGAAGTAGTAAACTCAAAAGACGGTTATAAAGATGGTTTGTACCAAAAATATTATAAAACCGGAAATCTTGTTACAGAAGGTCATTTTAAAATAGGATACAAATCTGGCGAGTGGAAACACTACAACAGTGATGATATGCTAAAAATAACCTATACATATGCAGACGGAAGAAGAAACGGAATTGCTAAAACATATAATGAAGCAGCAAAAGTAGAAAGTGAAGGATTGTATAAGAATGATGAAAAAACAGGCGCTTGGAAATATTATAAATTAAATGGTAAAATTTCTAAAGAAATTGAATACAAAAATGACAAAGTAGTTTCAGAGAAGACTTATAACTAA
- a CDS encoding ferredoxin reductase family protein, with amino-acid sequence MNKIKLSLAISITLITIIWFLTNTLLYIPFDSNLFTKSLDQYTGIIAFSAMTFSMLLATRPLWIEKHLGGLDKIYRLHKWLGILAFSFSILHWLVSKLPEWWLYLDRLIILDATSGATVSSAEPGAFEEFLESIESLGLQVGEYAFYLTVLFLIMALLKKIPYRFFAKTHIAMAVIYLALVFHAFALMYIDYWTEPIGITMAIMMLVGTVSSFIVLLGQVGKKQKSQGTIQSINTYPDMNMFELIVKSDKWKGHNEGQFAFLKFEKKEPYHPFTISSSWDSKTKNISFTIKALGRYTNNLSNKLKIGDFIVLEGAYGNFTFNDKKESQIWIAGGVGITPFLARMERLAKLDNKQKIDFFYSAMKLDANFKKKLEQVSAEANINLHVFETSKSALISGEHIRNSVLSWKSASVWFCGPSKMGKSIKKDFKQNDFNSKFHQELFEMR; translated from the coding sequence ATGAATAAAATAAAACTATCACTCGCCATATCAATTACGCTTATCACAATAATTTGGTTTTTGACAAATACACTGCTGTATATTCCGTTTGATTCTAACTTGTTTACTAAAAGTTTGGATCAATATACCGGAATTATTGCCTTTTCTGCTATGACTTTTTCAATGCTATTGGCAACGCGTCCCTTATGGATTGAGAAACACTTAGGCGGACTTGATAAAATTTACCGTCTGCATAAATGGCTTGGTATTCTTGCATTCTCATTTTCTATTCTGCACTGGTTAGTATCAAAATTGCCAGAATGGTGGTTGTATTTAGATAGGTTAATAATTTTAGATGCTACCTCTGGTGCCACTGTGTCCTCAGCTGAACCTGGCGCATTTGAAGAGTTTCTGGAATCTATTGAATCTCTGGGGCTTCAAGTAGGTGAATATGCTTTTTATTTAACGGTTCTGTTTCTAATTATGGCCTTACTAAAAAAGATACCTTATCGTTTTTTTGCAAAAACACACATTGCAATGGCAGTAATATATTTAGCCTTAGTTTTTCATGCTTTTGCACTAATGTATATTGATTATTGGACGGAGCCCATTGGTATAACAATGGCAATTATGATGCTAGTAGGAACAGTTTCTTCGTTTATTGTTCTTTTAGGGCAAGTGGGAAAAAAACAAAAGTCTCAAGGTACTATTCAGTCTATTAACACATATCCCGATATGAATATGTTTGAATTAATAGTAAAAAGTGATAAATGGAAAGGACATAACGAAGGCCAATTTGCGTTTTTAAAATTTGAAAAAAAAGAGCCATACCATCCTTTTACAATTAGTTCGTCTTGGGATTCAAAAACTAAAAATATTAGCTTTACAATTAAGGCTCTTGGAAGATACACTAATAATTTGTCTAATAAATTAAAAATAGGCGATTTTATAGTGCTTGAAGGTGCTTATGGCAATTTTACTTTTAACGACAAAAAAGAAAGTCAAATTTGGATAGCTGGAGGTGTAGGTATCACACCATTTTTAGCCCGAATGGAGCGTTTAGCAAAACTGGATAATAAGCAAAAAATTGATTTTTTCTACTCCGCTATGAAATTAGATGCTAATTTTAAGAAAAAGTTAGAGCAAGTCTCAGCAGAAGCCAACATCAATTTACATGTATTTGAAACCTCTAAATCAGCTCTAATATCTGGAGAACATATTCGAAATTCTGTTTTAAGCTGGAAATCTGCAAGTGTTTGGTTTTGTGGTCCTTCAAAAATGGGAAAATCAATAAAAAAAGACTTTAAACAAAATGATTTTAATTCAAAATTTCATCAAGAATTATTTGAGATGCGCTAA
- a CDS encoding tRNA dihydrouridine synthase, producing MSYKLLSSPLQGFTDYNFRNAHQKFFGGIDTYYAPYIRFNKKMVIKGSYQRDLNPEVNTSLDLIPQVMTADADQFIFAIKYIQSLGYKELNWNLGCPYPMVTNSGMGSGLICNPEKIDHILDRAHSETDVTVSMKMRLGYENSNEILESFSVLDKYPLKSIAIHARLGKQLYKGGVDLQGFQKCVDVAKHTLYYNGDITTVAQFKKMKEQFPSIQHFMIGRGLIADPFLPSMIKNNSTEYPKGRWQIFKEFHDTIYHQYDELLSGPTPIKMKMLGFWEFFSLATNNPKKTYKAIKKAGNQFKYKQAVADIIKDQR from the coding sequence ATGTCATACAAACTATTATCGTCTCCTTTACAAGGCTTTACAGATTATAACTTTAGAAATGCACATCAAAAATTTTTTGGTGGTATAGATACCTATTATGCGCCTTACATTAGGTTTAATAAAAAAATGGTAATAAAGGGCTCTTACCAAAGAGATTTAAATCCGGAGGTAAATACATCTTTAGACCTTATACCACAAGTAATGACGGCAGATGCAGATCAATTTATATTTGCTATAAAATACATACAATCTTTAGGGTATAAAGAACTTAATTGGAATTTAGGTTGTCCCTACCCTATGGTAACCAATAGCGGAATGGGATCTGGACTTATTTGTAATCCAGAGAAAATAGACCATATTTTAGACCGTGCACATAGTGAAACAGATGTTACCGTTTCTATGAAAATGAGACTAGGATACGAGAATAGTAATGAAATATTAGAGTCTTTTTCTGTACTAGATAAATATCCTCTAAAAAGTATTGCTATACACGCCAGGTTAGGCAAACAATTATATAAAGGTGGTGTAGATTTACAAGGTTTTCAAAAATGTGTAGATGTTGCCAAACATACATTGTATTATAATGGTGATATTACTACTGTGGCTCAATTTAAAAAAATGAAAGAACAGTTTCCTAGCATACAACATTTTATGATTGGACGTGGATTAATTGCAGATCCGTTTTTACCAAGTATGATAAAAAACAACTCAACAGAATATCCTAAAGGTAGATGGCAAATTTTTAAAGAATTTCACGATACTATTTACCATCAGTATGATGAATTATTGTCTGGACCAACACCAATAAAAATGAAAATGTTAGGATTTTGGGAGTTCTTTTCATTAGCAACTAACAACCCAAAAAAAACATACAAAGCAATAAAAAAGGCTGGTAACCAATTTAAGTACAAACAAGCTGTAGCAG